From one Deltaproteobacteria bacterium genomic stretch:
- a CDS encoding glycosyltransferase family 2 protein, which translates to MSEPVELSAAIMVFNGVELIERCVESLAFCDEIVVVDDMSTDGTWELLQRLPVKARQHAHTTFAAQRALARDLSCGRWVLTIDADETITPELATRIREAIARPDAPDGFELCHRMPYPRGMEGHVWSWRPRLVRREKCRWIDTDSPHSPLDEAGLDLRRLGGRGEGWMEHIPLPSLPEALRKSINRSIILAAQGRARGKQPGVLRLFAASLYRFLKTWLTTGAWRHGRAGVLVSCLPAFETFTKYAFLLAPPPADDQALQDGGPGSYPAQSPLVSTELNDR; encoded by the coding sequence ATGAGCGAGCCGGTCGAGCTCTCGGCGGCCATCATGGTCTTCAACGGCGTGGAGCTCATCGAGCGCTGCGTCGAGAGCCTCGCCTTCTGCGACGAGATCGTGGTGGTGGACGACATGTCCACCGACGGCACCTGGGAGCTGCTCCAGCGCCTGCCGGTGAAGGCCCGGCAGCACGCCCACACCACCTTCGCCGCCCAGCGAGCCCTGGCCCGCGACCTCTCCTGCGGCCGCTGGGTGCTGACCATCGACGCCGACGAGACCATCACCCCCGAGCTGGCGACGCGGATCCGCGAGGCCATCGCCCGGCCCGACGCGCCGGACGGCTTCGAGCTCTGCCACCGGATGCCCTACCCGCGAGGGATGGAGGGGCACGTCTGGTCCTGGCGGCCTCGCCTCGTGCGCCGGGAGAAGTGCCGCTGGATCGACACCGACAGCCCGCACTCGCCCCTCGACGAGGCGGGCCTCGACCTGCGGCGCCTCGGCGGCCGCGGGGAGGGGTGGATGGAGCACATCCCGCTGCCCTCCCTGCCCGAGGCCCTGCGCAAGTCGATCAACCGCAGCATCATCCTGGCGGCGCAGGGGCGGGCGCGCGGCAAGCAGCCGGGGGTGCTGCGCCTCTTCGCCGCCTCGCTCTACCGCTTCCTCAAGACCTGGCTGACCACCGGCGCCTGGCGCCACGGCCGGGCCGGGGTGCTGGTCTCCTGCCTGCCCGCCTTCGAGACCTTCACCAAGTACGCCTTCCTCCTCGCGCCGCCGCCGGCGGACGATCAGGCGCTGCAGGACGGGGGGCCGGGGAGCTACCCCGCGCAGTCTCCGCTGGTGTCGACCGAGCTGAACGATCGGTGA
- a CDS encoding glycosyltransferase: MSGPRDILLVYDRAYWVLGQHAAFLEGALRARGWIVSSAPWKEVVRRPPCEQTELVPLCVGIARHLLEAGLPVRRSAVVSEAYWGEGGGSDPAFVAAVLERLERLAVINEPYLRRVEALVGEGTSVRRLHQFVDTERFAPGAPPLAPTLKERWGDRGRGGLRVGWCGDAKKAAKRVEWVRALRADPTLGQLRWRLATKRRQLGRFVPNEAMPRYYAGLDLLLCTSENEGNPMPPLEALACGVPVITTPVGVMPEVIEEGVNGFLVASLEAMGEKVRQLAADPEMLATLAKNARPSLMASPFAPERAVESWVEALLG; the protein is encoded by the coding sequence TTGTCCGGGCCGCGCGACATCCTCCTGGTCTACGACCGCGCCTACTGGGTGCTGGGCCAGCACGCGGCCTTCCTCGAGGGCGCCCTGCGGGCGCGGGGCTGGATCGTCTCCTCGGCCCCCTGGAAGGAGGTCGTGAGGCGGCCCCCCTGCGAGCAGACGGAGCTCGTCCCCTTGTGCGTCGGTATCGCCCGGCACCTCCTCGAGGCCGGCCTGCCGGTGCGCCGTTCGGCGGTCGTCTCCGAGGCCTACTGGGGTGAGGGTGGTGGGTCGGATCCCGCCTTCGTCGCGGCGGTGCTCGAGCGCCTGGAGCGCCTGGCGGTGATCAACGAGCCCTACCTGCGCCGGGTCGAGGCGCTGGTGGGGGAGGGGACCTCCGTGCGGCGCCTCCACCAGTTCGTCGACACCGAGCGCTTCGCCCCGGGGGCGCCTCCCCTCGCGCCGACCCTGAAGGAGCGCTGGGGTGACCGCGGCCGCGGCGGGCTGCGGGTCGGCTGGTGCGGGGACGCGAAGAAGGCGGCCAAGCGGGTGGAGTGGGTGCGCGCGCTGCGAGCCGATCCCACCCTGGGGCAGCTGCGCTGGCGCCTCGCCACCAAGCGGCGGCAGCTCGGGCGCTTCGTGCCCAACGAGGCCATGCCCCGCTACTACGCCGGCCTCGATCTGCTCCTGTGCACCTCCGAGAACGAGGGCAACCCCATGCCGCCCCTCGAGGCGCTGGCCTGCGGGGTGCCGGTGATCACCACCCCCGTCGGCGTGATGCCCGAGGTGATCGAGGAGGGCGTCAACGGCTTCCTCGTTGCCAGCCTGGAGGCGATGGGCGAGAAGGTGAGGCAGCTCGCCGCGGACCCCGAGATGCTCGCCACCCTCGCCAAGAACGCCCGCCCCTCGCTGATGGCCTCTCCCTTCGCCCCCGAGCGGGCCGTGGAGAGCTGGGTGGAGGCGCTCCTGGGATGA
- a CDS encoding PEGA domain-containing protein: MGKLSIVLVLVCLLPLPSLAAGKVRLAILDFESRGVEEQTVRTFTDALASELGAKDEYQVISGNEMRSVMSYEASKQMLGCEGDACISQLGHLLDVDRIVSGSLAAIGDGFYVSLSLLDARKAEVISRSSYRVAGGKGELLASVKTAVADLLSLPARLHLTGQINGARIFLDEVMVGEMPVQSLPHRGAGQATLRVEHVDYPPHEQPVTLTSGETTRVQLSMLSYDELSRLSSRRRWTGLSVGLAGAAALAGGAILSLDGWKRKADYDAVDPRSVDQATLDSMGAAARQRIWGGNAALGVGGALLGAGLYLLLHDPYSARLSVSGGGGALVIPF; the protein is encoded by the coding sequence ATGGGGAAGCTCTCGATCGTGCTGGTGCTGGTGTGTCTCCTGCCTCTGCCCTCCCTGGCCGCGGGCAAGGTGAGGCTGGCCATCCTCGACTTCGAGTCGCGGGGGGTCGAGGAGCAGACGGTGCGCACCTTCACCGACGCCCTGGCCTCGGAGCTGGGGGCGAAGGACGAGTACCAGGTCATCTCGGGCAACGAGATGCGCTCGGTGATGAGCTACGAGGCCAGCAAGCAGATGCTGGGCTGCGAGGGCGACGCCTGCATCAGCCAGCTCGGTCACCTCCTCGACGTCGACCGCATCGTCTCGGGCTCGCTGGCCGCCATCGGTGACGGCTTCTACGTCAGCCTCTCGCTCCTCGACGCCCGCAAGGCCGAGGTGATCAGCCGCTCGAGCTACCGGGTCGCCGGAGGGAAGGGCGAGCTGCTGGCCTCGGTGAAGACCGCTGTGGCCGACCTGCTCTCCCTTCCGGCGCGCCTCCACCTCACCGGCCAGATCAACGGCGCGCGGATCTTCCTCGACGAGGTGATGGTCGGCGAGATGCCGGTGCAGTCCCTGCCGCACCGGGGCGCGGGGCAGGCCACCCTGCGCGTCGAGCACGTGGACTACCCGCCCCACGAGCAGCCGGTGACCCTGACCTCGGGCGAGACGACTCGGGTGCAGCTCTCGATGCTCTCCTACGACGAGCTCTCCCGCCTCTCCTCGCGGCGGCGCTGGACCGGCCTCTCGGTGGGTCTGGCCGGCGCGGCGGCGCTGGCCGGCGGCGCGATCCTCTCCCTCGACGGCTGGAAGCGGAAGGCCGACTACGACGCCGTCGATCCGCGCTCGGTCGACCAGGCCACCCTCGACTCGATGGGCGCGGCGGCCCGCCAGCGGATCTGGGGCGGCAACGCGGCCCTCGGGGTGGGCGGGGCCCTCCTGGGCGCCGGCCTCTACCTCCTCCTCCACGATCCCTACTCGGCGCGGCTCTCGGTCTCCGGGGGCGGCGGCGCCCTCGTCATCCCCTTCTAA
- a CDS encoding prolipoprotein diacylglyceryl transferase produces MVPYYPTPIFELGGLTLDAWQILVGLGILAGFFHCRQRAIDRRLSVKVTVDLNLTAVISGFLMAHVVHLLVYNWDKFVAEPHLLLPWYGGYSSTGGFLGAAIGVPLLLKLRKAPPWAYADNLAHGFVLAWFLGRTGCFFAHDHIGRLSDFPLAVAFPEGARHDLGLYEALFVLTLFVAMKLLDRRERFHGFYAGLAIAAYAPVRFGLDFLRAEDLESLGKRSDIRFLGLTPAQYGAIALLGLGVWILVHRRGKGREDISAEIHRDFPEGLPPGLQQDPPAED; encoded by the coding sequence ATGGTCCCCTACTACCCCACCCCCATCTTCGAGCTCGGCGGCCTGACGCTGGACGCCTGGCAGATCCTGGTGGGCCTGGGGATCCTCGCCGGCTTCTTCCACTGCCGGCAGCGGGCCATCGACCGGCGCCTCTCGGTGAAGGTCACCGTCGACCTCAACCTCACGGCGGTGATCTCGGGCTTCCTGATGGCCCACGTGGTGCATCTGCTGGTCTACAACTGGGACAAGTTCGTCGCCGAGCCGCACCTGCTCCTGCCCTGGTACGGCGGCTACTCCTCCACCGGCGGCTTCCTGGGCGCGGCGATCGGCGTGCCGCTCCTGCTCAAGCTGCGCAAGGCGCCCCCCTGGGCCTACGCCGACAACCTCGCCCACGGCTTCGTGCTGGCCTGGTTCCTCGGCCGCACCGGCTGCTTCTTCGCCCACGATCACATCGGCCGCCTCTCCGACTTCCCCCTGGCGGTGGCCTTCCCGGAGGGCGCCCGCCACGACCTCGGGCTCTACGAGGCCCTCTTCGTCCTCACCCTCTTCGTGGCGATGAAGCTCCTCGACCGGCGCGAGCGCTTCCACGGCTTCTACGCCGGGCTCGCCATCGCCGCCTACGCCCCGGTGCGCTTCGGCCTCGACTTCCTGCGGGCCGAGGACCTCGAGTCCCTCGGCAAGCGCTCGGACATCCGCTTCCTGGGGCTGACCCCGGCGCAGTACGGCGCCATCGCCCTGCTTGGCCTCGGCGTCTGGATCCTCGTCCACCGCCGCGGCAAGGGCCGCGAGGACATCAGCGCCGAGATCCACCGCGACTTCCCCGAGGGCCTGCCGCCCGGGCTGCAGCAGGACCCGCCGGCGGAGGACTAG